TAGAAATTATAAGAGCGAATATAGTCGGCAATGCCTTTAGGATTAAAGTATTTTCTACGTAAAATCGGATAATCCAACACGCTGACCTTAGCTCCAACTTGGCGCAAAGCCTCGACTAAAACACCGTCATTTGGCAAGATGACGTGAGCTTCAAATTCTTTGGAATCCAATCCTTTTATCAATTCCAATAAAACCTTATCTGCTCCATACATTTCTGCACCAGCATGCAAGTATAAAATCCGTTTCATTCCCTATCCTTTAAACACTTCTTCATAATCTGACACAATCTTTTCCCATGTGAAAGCTGAGATAATTCTTTGGCTTGACTTGAAATCCAAGTCAGCTATCACTACCTGATCAAATCCCTCTACTTCCTCAATGACGCGTGCCAACTCATCTTTTTTCCAATAAATGGCCCCGTCTTCACCAACCTCACGGTTAAAACCAACATCTAGCAACAAATTTAGTTTTGTGGATGCTAAAGCTTCCAGTAGAGAAGGGTTGGTTCCTCCAACCTCATGCCCATGGAAATAGGCAAAGGCATTTTCACGGATGTACTTGAGCAACTCTTGGTCATAGACAGTACCGACAAATTTGACCCTAGGATCTTTGTCAAAACCAGTATCCCGTAACAACTGGTCGTAAAATTTATTATGCTCCACATTTGTGATGAGAACAAAGTCCTTTTTGGACTTGGACTTGATAAATTCACGAATCATGGCTTCGTAGTTATTTTCAGGAACAAATCGTCCCACTACTAGATAATAGCCATTTTCGCTAACTTCTTTTTCCTTATACCAATCTCGAACTTTGGCATCTTCTGCTTTCAGGATTGAAGGAGCTGTATCTGTCCCATAGGCAATATAGGTGGTTTTTGGTTGGTACTGCTTATAATCCTCTTGGATATATTTTTCAATGTTTTTACTGTCACAGACCAGTAAATCTGCATGTTTGACCATGAGCTGCTCTGAAAATTTCCAGTACTTACGAACTGGAAGGCTCCATTTTGCTCGCAACCATTCATGACCATCAGGATTCACCAGCAAAGAGCCACCAATCGCACGAATTTTTTTCTTAAGTCCAGAAATAAAAGGACCGATGCGACAAGCTAGAATGTAAAAAATGGGAGCCTCGTCCTTGTTCTCCTTAGCCAATTCAATAGCCTTGTTGACCGCTGCAATATCGTAAGCGATGGCGCGGGCCGGGCCGATATTGGGTACATCGATGTTGAAGCAAATGGCTCCATTGTGCTCAAACTGGTCTTCCGTAATGCCAGACTTAGCAGAATTTTCACGCATACAAGCAACATAGTATTGTATGTTGCTGTCTTTTTGATATTCGGTTAATTTTTCAACAAAGGTTTCAAATCCTCCATACTTAGCAGGAATCCCCTTTGAACCAATAATATAAACTGACTGTTTCATTTCTCTCCTAACAGGACTGAAGGGCAGAAATTACTTCGCCCCATCTCTCATAAATACAACTTTAACGGTCTTTAACAATATTTCAATATCTTTCCAAATAGTCCAATCATCAATATAG
This Streptococcus oralis DNA region includes the following protein-coding sequences:
- the cps2T gene encoding beta 1-4 rhamnosyltransferase Cps2T; this translates as MKQSVYIIGSKGIPAKYGGFETFVEKLTEYQKDSNIQYYVACMRENSAKSGITEDQFEHNGAICFNIDVPNIGPARAIAYDIAAVNKAIELAKENKDEAPIFYILACRIGPFISGLKKKIRAIGGSLLVNPDGHEWLRAKWSLPVRKYWKFSEQLMVKHADLLVCDSKNIEKYIQEDYKQYQPKTTYIAYGTDTAPSILKAEDAKVRDWYKEKEVSENGYYLVVGRFVPENNYEAMIREFIKSKSKKDFVLITNVEHNKFYDQLLRDTGFDKDPRVKFVGTVYDQELLKYIRENAFAYFHGHEVGGTNPSLLEALASTKLNLLLDVGFNREVGEDGAIYWKKDELARVIEEVEGFDQVVIADLDFKSSQRIISAFTWEKIVSDYEEVFKG